The following are encoded in a window of Vicia villosa cultivar HV-30 ecotype Madison, WI unplaced genomic scaffold, Vvil1.0 ctg.000655F_1_1, whole genome shotgun sequence genomic DNA:
- the LOC131630186 gene encoding putative F-box/FBD/LRR-repeat protein At5g22670: MSSGRSIPTEDRISDLPDSIHCHILSFLPTKFVATTMILSKRWKPVWLYVLILNFDDKEFNDFETFRKFVYSTMFSLRDKKTWIQSFTLKLCYYSRFKQRELNRIFKFVVQRGVKNLNFDLSGISHCIKLPPCIFSCKTLQVLRLENIKMWDFDQVNFPCLKTLHLNNVDFKSPIYFAKFLYGCPILEDLNAKSRTFWKSIDPMENLNALPSLVKVRICYNTDIPMSLVCKTGILQIEQIWEMTWKPLPMFHNLTHMELTFWLSLLKRECRSLKEILPKFPNLQHFNINLISGNSRGATYICSECSKVVPPNPTIAPECLSSQLKTFSIQCSTDTENINNFIGVDGSVLLSVNSYSAYHQFYMSAFYY, encoded by the exons ATGTCTTCTGGTCGTTCAATTCCTACGGAGGATAGAATTAGCGACTTGCCGGACTCAATTCACTGCCACATTCTCTCCTTCCTTCCAACCAAATTCGTTGCAACCACAATGATTCTCTCAAAGAGATGGAAACCGGTATGGCTCTATGTCCTTATTCTTAACTTCGATGACAAAGAGTTCAATGACTTTGAGACATTTCGCAAGTTTGTTTATTCAACCATGTTCTCCTTGCGAGACAAAAAGACTTGGATCCAATCGTTTACCTTGAAATTATGCTACTATTCTCGCTTCAAACAACGAGAATTGAATAGAATTTTTAAATTTGTGGTGCAACGAGGAGTCAAGAATCTTAACTTCGACTTGTCTGGTATATCACATTGTATCAAATTACCTCCTTGCATTTTCAGTTGTAAGACGCTTCAGGttcttaggttggagaacataaAAATGTGggattttgatcaagtgaatttTCCTTGTCTCAAAACTCTTCATTTGAATAATGTTGATTTCAAATCTCCTATATATTTTGCAAAGTTTCTATATGGCTGCCCTATTCTAGAAGATTTGAATGCAAAATCACGTACCTTCTGGAAATCAATTGATCCCATGGAAAACTTGAATGCTTTACCTAGTTTGGTCAAAGTAAGGATTTGTTATAATACAGATATTCCGATGTCTTTGGTTTGTAAGACGGGAATTTTGCAAATAGAACAG ATATGGGAGATGACTTGGAAACCACTTCCCATGTTTCACAATTTGACTCACATGGAACTTACTTTTTGGCTTAGCTTATTGAAGAGGGAGTGCAGGTCGTTGAAAGAAATACTCCCAAAATTTCCCAATCTTCAACATTTTAACATTAATTTGATATCAGGGAATAGTAGAGGTGCAACATATATTTGTTCTGAATGTTCGAAGGTTGTTCCACCCAATCCCACCATTGCTCCAGAATGTCTTTCCTCACAGCTTAAAACATTTAGCATTCAATGTTCCACAGACACAGAAAACATCAACAATT TTATAGGTGTGGATGGTTCTGTGTTGTTGAGTGTGAACTCGTATTCTGCATATCATCAGTTCTATATGTCAGCGTTTTATTACTGA
- the LOC131630185 gene encoding uncharacterized protein LOC131630185, producing the protein MWDEETHLNKIKASRKIWLNLKVKENMLIQKSRLKWLNDGDFNSRYFHRVMRERRSKNYIGSLNTPNGMVTAVGDVKDAVRGHFGLKFKEECIDRPLVDDVFVQSLSLEDSLSLEVPFSMEEIKEAVWSCDGSKSMGPDGISLLFFKKCWSFVKEDVVSCFNSFYSGTVFSKAITSSFLTLVPKKDNPVDLDDFKQE; encoded by the coding sequence ATGTGGGATGAGGAGACTCACCTTAATAAAATAAAGGCTTCTAGGAAAATTTGGCTTAACTTAAAGGTTAAGGAGAATATGTTGATTCAAAAGTCTAGGCTAAAGTGGTTAAATGATGGAGACTTCAATAGTAGATATTTTCATCGTGTTATGAGGGAAAGAAGGAGTAAGAATTATATTGGCTCTTTGAATACTCCGAATGGTATGGTTACCGCGGTGGGAGATGTTAAGGATGCGGTTAGAGGGCATTTTGGTCTTAAATTTAAGGAGGAGTGCATTGATAGGCCTTTAGTGGACGACGTCTTTGTGCAATCGTTGAGTTTGGAAGATAGTTTATCTTTAGAGGTCCCTTTTTCGATGGAGGAGATTAAAGAGGCGGTGTGGAGTTGTGATGGTTCTAAAAGTATGGGCCCGGATGGTATTTCTCTCCTTTTTTTCAAGAAGTGTTGGTCTTTTGTTAAAGAGGATGTGGTTTcttgttttaattctttttattccGGAACTGTTTTTTCTAAGGCAATTACCTCCTCTTTCCTAACGCTTGTTCCTAAAAAAGACAATCCGGTAGACCTTGATGATTTTAAACaggaataa
- the LOC131630170 gene encoding uncharacterized protein LOC131630170 isoform X1 → MAYSYYNHPFSPPCIQSHYSTTTSISTPPFINPFLGYYYPTSYPQFYHQQQPIVSAPSQQLPSSPDFFSQPETLHQLEILKHYITETHEISNRSREELKEQIQNLSDTFKKTQEEWKQKYVGLKTTEKPLEKEEKIATPVTLLAPTTTPTASPTSIPAITQVTTPAKPPDLQPKPSKPSSPQSNPLSMFQSTIECIKVCCISHTQSCCTRRAYIEVCCRWSRGGLGYEVVNE, encoded by the exons ATGGCATATTCTTACTACAACCATCCATTTTCTCCTCCATGCATTCAGTCACATTATTCCACTACAACGTCAATTTCTACCCCACCATTCATAAACCCATTTCTTGGATATTATTATCCAACCTCATATCCTCAATTTTACCATCAACAACAACCCATAGTTTCTGCTCCATCTCAACAACTACCCTCATCTCCAGATTTCTTTTCACAACCAGAAACACTTCACCAGTTAGAAATTCTAAAACATTATATAACAGAGACTCATGAAATCTCAAACAGATCTAGAGAGGAGTTGAAAGAACAAATCCAGAATCTTTCAGATACATTCAAAAAAACACAAGAAGAATGGAAACAAAAATATGTTGGGCTGAAAACTACTGAAAAACCtttagaaaaagaagaaaaaatagcaACACCGGTGACGTTGCTGGCTCCGACGACAACCCCGACGGCTTCTCCGACAAGCATTCCGGCGATAACCCAGGTGACTACTCCGGCGAAACCACCAGATCTGCAACCAAAACCATCAAAGCCATCGTCTCCACAATCAAATCCACTTAGTATGTTTCAATCTACTATTGAATGTATAAAG GTTTGCTGCATCTCGCATACACAATCCTGTTGCACACGGAGGGCGTACATAGAAGTTTGTTGCAGGTGGAGTCGTGGAGGTCTTGGTTATGAGGTCGTGAATGAATGA
- the LOC131630170 gene encoding uncharacterized protein LOC131630170 isoform X2 has translation MAYSYYNHPFSPPCIQSHYSTTTSISTPPFINPFLGYYYPTSYPQFYHQQQPIVSAPSQQLPSSPDFFSQPETLHQLEILKHYITETHEISNRSREELKEQIQNLSDTFKKTQEEWKQKYVGLKTTEKPLEKEEKIATPVTLLAPTTTPTASPTSIPAITQVTTPAKPPDLQPKPSKPSSPQSNPLSMFQSTIECIKKERKKKNEKEMKKEERERKKNIVSVFH, from the exons ATGGCATATTCTTACTACAACCATCCATTTTCTCCTCCATGCATTCAGTCACATTATTCCACTACAACGTCAATTTCTACCCCACCATTCATAAACCCATTTCTTGGATATTATTATCCAACCTCATATCCTCAATTTTACCATCAACAACAACCCATAGTTTCTGCTCCATCTCAACAACTACCCTCATCTCCAGATTTCTTTTCACAACCAGAAACACTTCACCAGTTAGAAATTCTAAAACATTATATAACAGAGACTCATGAAATCTCAAACAGATCTAGAGAGGAGTTGAAAGAACAAATCCAGAATCTTTCAGATACATTCAAAAAAACACAAGAAGAATGGAAACAAAAATATGTTGGGCTGAAAACTACTGAAAAACCtttagaaaaagaagaaaaaatagcaACACCGGTGACGTTGCTGGCTCCGACGACAACCCCGACGGCTTCTCCGACAAGCATTCCGGCGATAACCCAGGTGACTACTCCGGCGAAACCACCAGATCTGCAACCAAAACCATCAAAGCCATCGTCTCCACAATCAAATCCACTTAGTATGTTTCAATCTACTATTGAATGTATAAAG aaagagagaaagaagaagaatgaaaaagaaatgaagaaagaggaaagagagagaaagaaaaatataGTTAGTGTATTTCACTAA
- the LOC131630184 gene encoding uncharacterized protein LOC131630184, protein MIIGSFNIRGGGSSIKRKRIRSIINKGRADFFLIQETKLEEISVSLARSFWGNDDFGFSFSASVGSAGGLISLWRNSEVGVLASFRGEGYLGSKMAWKGGTFYIVNVYYPCSLALKRLLWSRLLVLKNTFNDGEWIFGGDFNAVKNRSERVGRSFRSGNGEWKLFSDFIDDSGLIDVPCRGKKYSWYSGDGKSKSRIDIFLVTHNNIQSWGIVGQLIGNRDVSDHCPIWLLSDKEDWGPKTFTFNNEWFSEKNFLSFVEEEWKGLNGSGRGDFFLKEKLRLIKDRLRWWNRNILGRWIWRWMRELEF, encoded by the coding sequence ATGATAATTGGGAGCTTTAACATAAGGGGAGGAGGTAGTAGCATCAAAAGGAAGCGGATAAGGAGTATTATCAATAAAGGAAGGGCGGATTTTTTTCTAATTCAAGAAACTAAATTGGAGGAGATTTCAGTTTCTTTGGCTAGAAGTTTTTGGGGAAATGATGACTTTGGGTTCTCCTTCTCTGCCTCTGTTGGATCGGCGGGCGGTTTGATCTCTCTTTGGCGTAATTCGGAAGTGGGAGTTTTGGCTAGTTTTCGTGGTGAAGGTTACCTTGGTTCGAAAATGGCTTGGAAAGGAGGTACTTTTTACATAGTAAATGTTTATTATCCTTGTTCTTTGGCGTTAAAGAGATTGTTGTGGTCTAGGCTCTTAGTGTTGAAAAACACTTTTAATGATGGAGAGTGGATTTTTGGTGGAGATTTTAATGCGGTGAAGAATCGGAGCGAAAGAGTGGGGCGTTCTTTTAGGAGTGGTAACGGTGAATGGAAGTTATTCTCGGACTTCATTGATGATAGTGGTCTAATAGATGTTCCTTGTAGAGGAAAGAAATATAGTTGGTATAGTGGGGATGGAAAATCCAAGAGTAGGATCGATATATTTTTAGTCACGCATAACAATATTCAATCGTGGGGAATCGTTGGTCAATTAATAGGAAATAGGGATGTTTCCGATCATTGCCCGATTTGGTTATTAAGCGACAAGGAAGATTGGGGTCCTAAGACTTTTACTTTTAACAATGAGTGGTTTTCCGAAAAAAACTTCTTATCTTTTGTGGAGGAGGAATGGAAGGGGTTAAATGGTAGTGGAAGAGGAGACTTTTTTTTGAAGGAGAAGCTTCGTTTAATCAAAGATAGGTTGAGATGGTGGAATAGAAATATCTTGGGAAGGTGGATTTGGAGGTGGATGAGGGAGTTAGAATTCTAA